A region from the Silene latifolia isolate original U9 population chromosome 7, ASM4854445v1, whole genome shotgun sequence genome encodes:
- the LOC141591227 gene encoding germin-like protein subfamily 3 member 3 gives MNNLAFFITCSLIASISHAIVSDFCVGDINLPMGPSGYACKNPSNVTLDDFIFTGFRVGGPTNNGFKNNVHLAFADAYPGLNGLGISIARLDLAVGGSIPMHTHRSSEVIILVKGTIIAGFIDNDNVAYYKTLEVGDVMIFPQGLLHFQVNVGKGPALAFVSLNSANPGLQVTSTALFAGNLPAEIVEKTTLIDHSQVLKLRKMFGNSS, from the coding sequence ATGAATAATCTTGCATTTTTCATAACTTGCTCACTTATTGCTTCAATATCCCATGCAATTGTCTCAGACTTTTGTGTAGGAGATATCAATCTCCCAATGGGACCGTCAGGTTACGCTTGCAAAAACCCTAGTAATGTCACACTCGACGATTTTATTTTCACTGGGTTTCGTGTTGGTGGACCAACCAATAACGGTTTCAAAAACAATGTGCATTTGGCATTTGCTGACGCGTACCCTGGTTTAAACGGGTTAGGCATTTCCATAGCAAGGTTAGACCTCGCGGTGGGTGGGTCCATTCCTATGCACACTCACCGGTCTTCCGAGGTTATCATTCTTGTTAAGGGGACGATAATTGCAGGGTTTATTGATAATGATAATGTTGCATATTATAAAACCCTAGAGGTTGGTGATGTTATGATCTTTCCTCAAGGATTGTTGCATTTTCAAGTTAATGTTGGCAAAGGTCCTGCTCTTGCGTTTGTTAGTTTGAACAGTGCGAATCCCGGACTTCAAGTTACTTCTACGGCTTTATTCGCCGGAAATTTACCAGCTGAGATTGTTGAGAAGACTACGCTCATTGATCATTCCCAAGTTCTTAAGCTTAGGAAGATGTTTGGGAATAGTAGTTAA